One Deltaproteobacteria bacterium RBG_16_64_85 genomic region harbors:
- a CDS encoding heat-inducible transcription repressor HrcA, protein MGALDDRGAQVLRHVVEDYIETAEPVGSRTISKKMGQQLSPATIRNIMADLEEMGYLVQPHTSAGRVPTGTGFRYYVDYLLARRKLARPERDQLQRMAAGEAGATSAEELVRQFSRLVSSLSRQACVVVVSRHSSQPLLSLNLLRAGVDKILLVTVTQAGWVEHRLIDGETDLSDDDIGKINGYLSELAAGLSLPQLRVKILQEMKKEKARYDRLMQRALLLSAKALDEGSPTEVYVEGRANILEQPEFVEDVQKLKRILRAFEEKSVIVRLLDRALEGEAIQVSIGTENPVEGLPDISVVASGYRLGDSSMGSIGLIGPVRMDYSRIIPLVEYSARLLSSVFEHR, encoded by the coding sequence ATCGGGGCGCTGGACGACCGCGGGGCGCAGGTGCTGCGCCACGTGGTGGAAGATTACATCGAGACGGCGGAGCCGGTCGGCTCGCGCACCATCTCGAAGAAAATGGGGCAGCAGCTCTCCCCTGCGACGATCCGCAACATCATGGCGGACCTCGAGGAGATGGGCTACCTGGTCCAGCCTCATACCTCCGCCGGCCGAGTGCCCACCGGGACGGGTTTCCGGTATTACGTCGACTATCTCCTGGCGAGGCGGAAGCTTGCGCGCCCCGAGCGCGACCAGCTGCAGCGGATGGCAGCGGGGGAGGCGGGGGCGACCTCCGCCGAAGAGCTGGTTCGCCAGTTCAGCCGCCTGGTCTCGAGCCTTTCCCGGCAGGCATGCGTAGTGGTCGTATCGCGGCACTCGAGTCAGCCGTTGCTCTCCCTGAACCTCTTGCGGGCGGGGGTCGACAAGATCCTGCTGGTGACCGTCACGCAGGCGGGGTGGGTCGAGCACCGCCTGATCGACGGCGAGACCGACCTGTCGGACGACGACATCGGAAAGATCAACGGCTACCTGAGCGAACTGGCCGCCGGCCTCTCCCTCCCGCAGCTGCGGGTGAAGATCCTGCAGGAGATGAAGAAGGAAAAAGCGCGGTACGACCGGCTGATGCAGCGGGCGCTGCTGCTCAGCGCAAAGGCGCTCGACGAGGGGAGCCCCACGGAAGTGTACGTCGAAGGCAGGGCCAACATCCTGGAACAGCCGGAGTTCGTGGAGGACGTACAGAAGCTCAAGCGGATCCTCCGGGCGTTCGAGGAAAAGAGCGTCATCGTCCGGCTTCTCGACCGGGCGCTCGAAGGCGAGGCCATCCAGGTTTCGATCGGCACGGAAAATCCGGTGGAAGGTCTTCCCGACATCTCGGTGGTGGCGTCGGGGTACCGTCTGGGGGACTCGTCGATGGGCAGCATAGGGCTGATCGGCCCCGTCCGGATGGATTACTCCCGGATCATTCCCCTCGTGGAATACTCCGCCAGGCTCTTGAGCTCCGTCTTCGAACACCGATAA
- a CDS encoding nucleotide exchange factor GrpE — MKDKEKKKNLPRETPSCEPEHAGEENAEEERASSPVEVAGELEELRNRLAYLAAEFDNYRKRVAREKETLVSFGNERLLRAILPFLDNLERAMSLAGSSGSSEGLLAGVHLTHDQFLSELRKFGLEQISAEGERFDPNLHEAIAQVPWVGKPEGTVLSEAGKGYLLNGRLLRPAQVTVAAAPPARSPNREDGPDPDPAGQGN; from the coding sequence ATGAAGGATAAGGAAAAGAAAAAGAACCTTCCGCGGGAGACGCCGTCCTGCGAGCCGGAGCATGCGGGAGAGGAAAACGCGGAGGAAGAACGGGCCTCCTCCCCGGTGGAGGTCGCCGGGGAGCTGGAGGAATTGAGGAACCGCCTGGCATATCTCGCCGCGGAGTTCGACAACTATCGGAAGCGGGTCGCCCGGGAGAAGGAGACCCTGGTTTCCTTCGGAAACGAGCGGCTGCTCCGCGCCATCCTGCCGTTTCTCGACAACCTGGAGCGGGCGATGTCACTGGCCGGGTCGTCGGGATCGTCCGAAGGGCTCCTCGCCGGCGTGCACCTGACGCACGACCAGTTCCTCTCCGAGCTGCGGAAGTTCGGGCTGGAGCAGATATCGGCGGAGGGGGAGAGGTTCGACCCGAACCTTCACGAGGCGATCGCGCAGGTCCCGTGGGTAGGAAAGCCCGAGGGGACGGTGCTGTCCGAGGCCGGCAAGGGGTACCTGCTGAACGGCAGGCTGCTCCGGCCCGCCCAGGTGACGGTCGCTGCGGCGCCACCGGCCCGGTCCCCGAATCGGGAAGACGGACCGGACCCGGACCCCGCCGGCCAGGGGAACTGA
- a CDS encoding radical SAM protein, which translates to MDSGEQSERARRLLGRLERCDICPRICRVNRVRGEKGECGTGQAARVASFGPHFGEEPPLTGWNGSGTVFFSRCNLHCAFCQNYDISHFEEGREVAAAALADIFLYLQRTGCHNLNLVTPTHVTPQILEALSHARERGLSLPVVYNCGGYERLETLRELEGVIDIYMPDVKFLEPGPAARYCGAPDYPMVVRAAVKEMARQVGPLVLDGRGIALRGLLVRHLVMPGDASTTRKVIDFLAGEIGTDTYLNLMDQYRPCGRAYEFPEIARRTSPEEWGDARDYALSKGMSRLDGEHAP; encoded by the coding sequence ATGGACAGCGGGGAACAGTCGGAACGTGCGCGCCGGCTTTTAGGCAGGCTCGAGCGGTGCGACATCTGCCCCAGGATCTGCCGGGTCAACCGTGTCCGGGGGGAAAAAGGCGAATGCGGAACCGGGCAGGCGGCGAGGGTGGCCTCGTTCGGTCCGCACTTCGGGGAGGAACCGCCCCTGACGGGATGGAACGGCTCCGGGACCGTTTTCTTCTCCCGGTGCAACCTCCACTGTGCATTCTGCCAGAACTACGACATCAGCCATTTCGAGGAAGGGCGGGAGGTTGCAGCCGCCGCCCTCGCGGACATTTTCCTGTACCTGCAGCGCACGGGGTGCCATAACCTCAATCTCGTTACGCCCACGCACGTGACCCCTCAGATTCTCGAAGCTCTCTCGCATGCCCGGGAGCGCGGGCTCTCCCTCCCGGTCGTCTACAATTGCGGCGGATATGAACGCCTGGAAACGCTGCGCGAGCTCGAAGGGGTAATCGACATCTACATGCCCGACGTGAAGTTTCTGGAGCCGGGGCCTGCCGCGAGGTACTGCGGCGCTCCCGATTACCCCATGGTGGTCCGGGCCGCGGTCAAGGAGATGGCGCGGCAGGTGGGGCCCCTGGTCCTCGACGGGAGAGGGATCGCCCTCCGGGGGCTTCTCGTCCGCCATCTCGTGATGCCCGGAGACGCCTCGACGACACGGAAAGTGATCGACTTCCTGGCGGGGGAGATCGGGACGGACACCTACCTGAACCTGATGGACCAGTACCGGCCGTGCGGCAGGGCGTACGAGTTCCCCGAGATCGCGCGGCGGACCTCTCCGGAGGAGTGGGGCGATGCCCGCGACTATGCTCTCTCCAAGGGGATGTCCCGCCTCGACGGGGAGCACGCTCCATGA